The nucleotide window AATGAATAAGGAAAACGAtgagaaaatggaggaagaagcaatagAATGGAAGAAGAATAGAATtagaaatgaagagagaaagagagagagaaacatagAGTTGTTTCTGGAAGATATAGAAGGTGATAACCTTTTTCAATTAAGAATACATATATGTTTTTGCATAACTTATCACAACTGAGCTTGTGGCCTAGTGGTAAGTGGCTTGAGTTCCCATTGAAATTGGCAAGGGTTCGATGCTTGGCAGAAGCAAAAGGGTAGGAATTTTTGGAATTAAACTAAAAAATTTTATCTAGGTCGGTTCGGTAATAGTGAACCTTTACAAAATGTTGTACCACTCCTGAGCCGAGTACCTTACTTCGGTACGGTACTGCCAGTACCAATCCATTGGTTACCGTGTTTGTCGGCGCCGACACCACCGGTTCTGCCAGTTTCCAGTCGGTTGCTAGGTTCGGCAATTAGAGCCAACCCTAATCAATATCCATAGCGAAAATAAAGAACTCAAACACAAGCGAtttgttgacgcagtaaaaTCCTTAAAttgaggtaaacaactgcgggcCTTAACTCCTGAAGGCCAAATGAAAAGCGATGCACTAAGTGAATATGAACAAACACATATACACTTACAACCAACGCGAATAGCTCTGACCTCAACTATCTGACTAGACTCATCTAAACGGTTGCACATACACCACCTTGTTGTTCTTCACCTTCAAAACTGCTTCTACTCGTCTCTCTAACTTGGACACACGAACTATGCACGCCACTTCCTCCCAATTGACCTCGTGGGGTTCTCGGACATGCAAATGATATGAATGATATGAAGGTGTTTGATTGAATTATCAATTCActtcaacatggaacaagtgAACTAATAATTCTCAATGAAGCTCATGAGTTTTTCTATGAATGAAAAAAGgcaaaatagccaaattacTCCCTGGCTTTTCTCATGGCTGTCGATTTACCCCATGAAATTTATATTTTGATTATCTACGCCCtcacttttctaattgttgccgaTTTACACCCTATTGTTATTTTTTagactttccatccaattttccGTTAACTTGGTTAGCACATGAGGGGCTTTTTCGTCTTTTCAACTatcacaaaaaaatatatatacaaaccAACACATCgttaaagaaattaaaaaaaatatatacaaaactGTTCTTCgttaaaataaggaaaaaaaaaacttgccctTGGTCACTTCTTCCTtgtccatctcttcttcttcactccgTTTATTTCAAGATCGGCCGTTAGCTTGCAACTGATAGCTTAATTAATATTTGGTCGTTAGCATACaaagtagttttgtatttttttttcttgatttattaaTATATGAGGGTAATATTGGAAGATAGAGGCAAAAAATTTATAGTTGGCCGGGTGTACTAAGATTTTTGTTCGGTACAAATAGCAACATTCTTTTTTTGGGTGATCAAGATCTCTCACATGCTAACCAAGTTAACggagaaattggatggaaagtctaaaatttaattatatggtgtaaattggcaacatttagaaaagtgaggatataaataatcaaaaataaaatatcagGGGGTAAATCAGCAGTCATGAGAAAAGTTAGGGAGTAATTTGACTATTTTGCCATGAAAAAATACTCTCTCAACTAACAATGGACGCTCAATATATTCTCTAGAAGCATAGtagaaagaaaatatttttctcCTATATGTATGCGCAATCAACTCCCTAAAACATCTAGGGAATTTAAAATTCTAGATCTAATTGACTTCTATTAGGAAAGTAATAGTCCTAAAAATATCTAGGTAataaaaactgatttttatccctaaataaaattatatgcataattaaccaaatcaatcaaatcaaatgCAACGCAAATATAGGAATCCTATAAAATCAGATATACGAATGAATTCAATTGAAACTCGTCTATATTGGCAAACTAACATTAAAATCAGATATATGAATGCATTCAATTGAAACTCATCTATATTGGCAAACTAACATTAATCACGCacacactagtacaaaaattgaatcagacgacggctaaaaactgtcgtctgatacagAACTAACTGTCGTATATCTCGCTGCCGTCTgatgaaacatgatttagaAAACCGTCATCTGAAGAACTCGGCATCcatgtcgacagcatgtcgATAGGCTGTCGACAGCATTAACTATTGTGTGAACGTTACTCAGACAATGGGCAACTTAAAAATCCGTTAtgtgattgtgattcagaagtcgtttttttttataaccgttgtgtgactgctattcacacaacagttttttcataTCATCCGTGATctgtttttcattcagacaacagttttaatTTTGAGGCTATTGTAAATATCGTGTACATATGACAGCTTTGTGTGGTTATTGTTGTACTAaaagaatgattcaatgcattatatatGCTGGAAGCGAAatcaaaaatgaccaaattaacagtaattgatcaatatatatatgaactaattgttataatccacatcatgcaccaaaatggattgtgcaaagGTAATCTTTTATCTACAAAAGAAATACATCTAATAGTACTCTCCTAGCAATATACATCTAGATATTTTCTCAAGAAGTCTAGCTTTGCAAGCTCTGTTGCTCTTATGGCCGTTTGGAGTCTAGCTTTGGAAGCTTCCAAGCACTAATTCAGTAGGATTGTGAAGATGTAATAATGCTGCCTACCCCATCCTCAGGATTCCATCTCTCCTTATACAATTTTTCTAGAAGCTGAAATTAAGAATGCACAAGATGTTAAAAAAAGGTTCTTTTCTAAACATATGCAAATAAATACCAAAGGAAAGTAGAGGTGTTGCTTGGTGATTATAGGAACTGTAAAAcatagttcaaaaaaaaaaaaaaccctcccACACAGATATGCAATAAATCAAAGATCAAACTCTAGAAATCTTTAGCCAATAATTCGACACAAAGCACATGTTCCACAACTCAACTAACTCAACTAAATACTAGCAGTATGTAAACCCAGCAACTTAATAGTTATCTGTCCACTTTCTCACATTTCTCAGCAACCAATGACACCCTCCCTAATATAGGTCAAATAGAATTTGTTAGTACAAAGTAATGAACCTCATGAAGTGCAAACCACAACTCTTGTGAAAGTAATGTCAAACTTATCCGTTCATCGAAATCATGGAAATAAATTAAACATCAAGTTCATGAGCAAATAATCCCATATATTGTCACTCGCATCTATTCCAAGAACCTGGGTGATACCTTACATGTAATCTGTGTGCTTATCGACAGTTCTACAGCAATATTTGCTCTGCTTTAATAAATAACTTCTCTGACATTCATATGTGCATTACACATGAGAAAAGGTCACAAATAGAGTTAAATATAGGGTAAACTATTTTAGTATGCAACGGCGTCACCAGCACTATTTTTTACGAGTTatcaaatacacacacacacactccagATATCTACAAGAATATCTTGCTGGAGAATGAGACCCATAAATATATAGTGCTGGtctcataaatatatacataacacatatatatgtatgcgCACACACATACTACTCAAAGAAACAAACTTTATTTTAATCAAATCAACATCCCACTAATGAGTTAACATTCACcaagagaagaaaatagaaCACCATAATCAATTGCAGAAGAGAAATCCCACCACAAATTGACTGAATCTTGCTGGCAGCTTCAAGTGTGTGACAATTGTTAGATGCTTCTTGAACAAGAGATTAGCATCTTGAACAAAAATGGTGAGCACCAAATCCACCTAATCGAAAGAACTATACATTGTCGAAAAAAGAAATCGACAGAGTTGAACTACACATCAATCAAACTCTAGACCAAGTAACAAACAGAGAAGAAGTCATAATCGAGAAGAATGTTCAAACACAGTGCATGTACTTAAAACTTCAGCGCAAGAGCTATGAAGCTCAGTAAGTCAACCAGTGCAGATCCCTAAAGTGAAAGACTTTAGATTACCAAGAGATGATTCAGTTGAGACAAAGCAAATATATAATTACCAGCCAGTGAGCCAAGAAGCAAATGGTGCCCATTTTGGGCCAGCAAGCATGGCACTGCAATAGTACAAACACCCATAAGTTGGGTAAGAAAAACAAATCTCAGCCATGGATGAACCAACAAACATGATGAAACAACTAGCTATAAACCACCAATAAACAATACAAacttttcaaacaaaaaaaaaccaagcaAAAAAGATTCTCTCTTTTTTAAAAACCAAACCAAGAACAAGTTGGGATTTTGGGAAAGATTACAAACAACCAGTGCACTACTCAATTGTTCATGGAAACAATTAAATTGTAAATCGGTACGTAGAGAATAAAAGAACAATACCACTCTTTCTGGAATTAGGAAGAGACAAAGGTTGAAATCGGGAGCAGGCATTGCCATTAGTGCCTACACATTAACATACAGAAAACTTCAAACAAATTTCTTATTCCACCACTTAATCAATAACAATCTAAACCAAAAGTCGAAAGCTATTCAAGATTGAAATGCAAACCTTAACCAAAATACGAGCAACAATTTGAGTGCCAATATGATCTGGCTCAAATTACACCAAAAAATTACAAGAACAAACCATCATAACATAGCACAGAATCCAAATAGAAACTAGTCAAAACCATAAACTCtattcctaaaccctaaatcaccTGATAGTGACGAAGAAAGGCAGAGATTCGCATCAAGACTATAGGTTTGTGACGAAACCTAAACATCAAAAATAGAATTCACTTAATTAAATCATTTAAAACCAATTAATCAATGAATCAAATCGAATAGAAACAAAACCTGCTCGGTGACGTAGCCTCAAATGGATCACTATTGTGGTCTCCTCTGACTCTTTTGAAATTTGCATCAACCTAAAACAAACAGATTGAATATCAATTGAATGACCCAGATCGAATCGATGGAGAGAATCAGCAGTATATATAAATCAGTAGTATATGAATTAGAGACTCCAAATCTCCAAATCTCTAGTCCAAGCTTTCTAGGTAAATGAACAAGTGTTGAAGCTTGACTACTAACATACactaaacaaaaaaggaaagagtAAGCATGGTAGAAGGAAACAAAACGAGCAAGTTGTGAGGTTGTGATGTTGACTATCGATGGATATGCattcaagaaagaaaaaggcgaattatgatgaaatgaaaagattgaaattctgaaatttaaaAATCAATCAAGCTCACTATATTTTGTCAAATGGATCTCAAACCTGGCAAAGAAATGCAGAATGTTTGGCCTAGCAAATTCCAAAACAAACTTTTAAGTCCTACATTACTGGGTAGTACTGGGTAGTATAAAGAATGACTAGATATGGCCATAGAGTTCTCTGAGGCTTGTACTATTTGTTCCAATTAATAAGAGTATATGATCTTCAATTAACAGGCCACAATTTGGATTTTTcaaaaagcaaacaaacataaTTCATCATTTCAAAACCCATTTGAATGATACAATCAGGAAGAATGACAAGATCAAGTCAATATAGGTAAAAAGACAAGTTACATAAGCCTACTCCAGAACTGTGGGATATGTACTAAGAGTTATGGTTGTCAAAGCTTATTTCTAACAAAAGTTAGAACATGAAATCACTTTCACCCCATCCTACCAACTTACCACACAAGGAAACATGTGCTATAGATATGTTAAAAGAGGAGGATACCAAATCCAATTGCTTACCATAGTTCCATAAACAAGGCCACCTCTGACAGAAGGATGAAAACAAGCTACGTTGACCTCATCTTCTGCACTAGGGAGAATTCTCACAAGTTCCATCGCCGTTGACCCCATTCCTTTCCTTTTTAGCCATTTCATCACCATGTGATCCAAATTTTATGGGCTCATTATGGCCTGACCCTTCTTCCAGTTTCCCATTTTCCTTGGTGGAATTCTCTCCTTCAGTGACAGTCCCAACTAGTCCTTGGACCTTCTCAAATCCCAAATCTTCAACCCCCATATCTTCCACCAAAGAACAGCCTTACAGACCAAAGTCCTGATATAAAGGCAAAATCATGTTCTGTgaaggaaaaacaaggaaaagaatACTGTAGGAAAAAGCCAGAGCAATCCAAATCAAAGATTATTGCAACAGAGAATCTAACCAAGAATCACATGATTAATCTTCTAAGGCCATTTTAATTGATCACAAGTCTACccaaagaatcaaagaaaagaagaaacacaTAAATCTAAAACTGATAAATTTGCGCATCCTTCACCTAAGATCATGAGAACAAAAGACTAAAACTTTGAATCAAAACTTACCTAGAAACCTTCTTAGTTATCTTCTTAGCCCCAATTTTGACATTTTTGCCTTCAATCCCAAATCCACAGCTCCAATGTTCGAATTCAAATCTTGGTTACCCATAGCTGAATTTCAAATCCGCCGAAAGCAACACGCCACTGCCAAAAGATCTGAAGAACACTAGATGTCTACCCATTAGGTTTTCCACAACCTCTAAACAAGCAAACCCCACACCAATCAGTtcacacaaaaaacacaatttaATTCCTTCAATTTTAGGTCTCAGAAACGAAACAAGAAGATGACGAAGAACCGGCGTCAGAAATTGCAAGAGAGAGGGGGTTGTTACCAGTGAGATTATTGGATTTGATGTTGGCCTGAGCGCGGTTGGAGCAAAACTCGGAGTTGTTGGGGTCGACGGCGATGGCCTGGGTGTAGAGGTCAACGACGAGCTCAAAGTGGTCGTTGATGAAGGCCTCCGCTATTTCCCAGATCGAATAACCCATTAGGttttggtttgggtttgtcgaagagagagagagagagagagctttcgtTGGGGTTTGTGGAAGAAGAGATAGGGTTTGTCAaagtgagagagagatcggggtttgtcgcgggggggggggggggggggggggggggggaaaggatggaaagagagagagagagtgctttgtcaaagaagaaagtaattaagggttttggttttggttttggcttTGTGTCGAGAGAGAGTGGTGGGAAGCTGTCGAGAGTGAGGAGTGAGGGCTTTGGTTTTAGGGTGAAAAGTTCTTATTTTTTTTGCCTGAACGTAGGGTTTCAAGCCTTGCCCTATGAATTTGGACAAAGCCCTACaaagactcacacaacagaattttatatCAATGTGGTCTGAGTATATGAGGAAAtttgtctcctatcaatttGACTTTCCTCGTTgaggagttggagaaaaatctCCTTGCTTTCTGCCAAACATattaatcagaccacagttttattgtttctcgttGTATAATTACTACATGTTGGGGGGAAAATTTGAGTTTGGAGTGGGGTTTGGCACTACAGatatggtgggaaacttgccgctcaattattttagggtcatacaacagttttattCTTAAATGTCTTCTGAACTAGTTCATTAtaccatatcagacgacgggtTTTATAAAAGCGacgtacaaaaaaataaaaatcaatcagacgacagaaaactaTGATGTGtcgtctgagaggtgtcgtctgattcaatttttgtagtagtgacatATGCTTTTCAGACCACTTCGGGATTGAAACATATTCAATCCCTTCATGCAATCACACAAGAAACAAATATGTTATGAGACGCAGTGAATGAATTACCTTTTAGAGCTTCACTAAGGTCAATTGGGGGTCTTCATCATGTGTTTCAAAAGCTTTCCTCTTCACCTTAAACACTGACATGGTTCTAACCTAGGCCTAACACTTATTGTTTTGTATACGGAATGCCAACACATAAATTCTTATACTAACAACTACTCTCCCTGTGGCAGAGACACTAGGCGTAGCAAAGATTCAGATCGTTAATACCTGGGTCCCAAACCCAGATTTTCCATAGGTCTCATGAATTCACCACTTTAAGCCCATCAATTAGGCTCAAAACCAGGCCAAACACATCACCTACCACACTGATCTAGACACCCAAGATCAGGGCACCCAAACGCAGCCCTTGGCCACTATTGTCACCGACATCCGCTGTGAACCCTACCATTGTAAACATTGAGGCGTTGGGACCTTCCAGGCAATATCGTCGTCACTGGCAGAAGCTAACAACCGATTTATCACCAGACCTCGCCATCATCATCAGCTAGAGAAGCAACACCGCCATCAAAGGTTAACCAAGCCCGACGATTAAGCAATGCCTCCCCACACAGCAAACCTCTAAGAAAAGGAAATCGAAAATATTAAAAGAACAACAAGTGTCCTAAagattaaaatcaaacatcgaATAAATCACGAATGATATCCACGATATATTAGTGAGAAACATCATTAGGGGAAGGGCGGCCAGAGCCGCATAGGGTTTGGTATTGCTATCGTTTTATTGGCCATTAAATAGTTGATCATGACTCTTCCGGTTTATATTGTACCCAATATTTTATTTGTGACATTTGTATCACACTGATATTaaatataattataaatcaaaatGCCAACAAGTAGATTAAGaacatatttttcttcaaaaaaaataactaaacatTGAAAATGAACGATCATGCGGAAAACTAGGATGATAACGtactcaatttttttattttggtgccGTCAAAAGAAAATCCTTTGAGTTTGTCCAAAAGAAAAAGTTATTGCGATTGGTAAGACATAAGAAAGGAACAAATCCTTCACTATTGCAATAATAAGATCAAAACTAGATCAAAATATGTACACAAACGCTACAGCAGAACAAAGTACAAATCTGATCTCCGTATCAGAAAATCCACGTGCCATTTCGGCATCCGTGGTTGTCTGGAATATCCATCCCCCCCGGTGTCTGTGTATCTATTCTAACTCTAGCGCACCCCCTCCCGTCTATTTCAAACAAACATTGCCGCTACGAAAATTGTGCCCATTTTGTTTTTcccagaaacaaaaagaaaaccaaaaatcgtTTGGAACGTAATGGGTTTTGGCCCTTCTATCTAAGCCTTCTGTCGTCTTGTGTATAACTAAAATAAAGGGTaaggaaaaaagagagagagaatcaagcaGTGGCCACAGTGGGTAaaggcggtggtggtggtgcagGCTGTGGAGTGGTGGGGGAAGAAGCACCAGTAGTACGATCAGACCGTGCAGCTGGGCGTGACTGGGACGAAATCCAAGCGACccacctggatacgagcctgagcTGTCGCTGTTGGTAACGCTGCtgatggttttggttttggttttggttttggtggtgCTGATTGCTCCTCTCATTACTGCTCCCTCTGTTCGAAAACCTGCTCAACCCCGTGATTTCCGACACGCTTCGCTCGTTTATTACGCCTCTGCCATTGCCACAGCGCAACGGTTCCTCCTGCCCCTGACGTGTCAGTCCGTTATCGCTTATGATCATCTCGGAGCGAAGGTAGAGAAGATCGGACGGCTGTACGTCGCTCCATCGTTGGTGGAACCCACCGCCGCTGGTGTTGCTTGATCTGGGGGAGGAGACGATGATTCGGTGCTCCAGCCTCGTTTTGTCGTGGCTTAAAAGAAGGCCGTCTTTTCTCGGACGTTCTTGGCTTCCGGCGGCGGCGGCCGCGGGTTCGGTTTTTTTCCGGAACCAGGTCCAGCTGTCGAGGGACCTCCGGAACGACGACGTATTGTCGTGAGAGGAGGAGCCCGGTCGCTGCTCCAAGGCGGAGGAGTGGCGCCCCGAGACGCGGCGGATTCCCGGGTCGGTTTCGACGTTGatgacgacgtcgttttggtgggGAGTCTGGGGCTGGCTGTTCTGGTGGTGCAGGATTCTGGCGTCTTCGATTAGGAGGATGTCTTCCGGGTCGACCCGGTAGCGGCAGAGCGGGCAGGTGGAGTGGGCGTCGAGCCACGTGTCGACGCACTCGACGTGGAAGGCGTGCTTGCATTTCGGGAGGAGGCGGAGGACCTCGGTGGGCTCGAATCGGGTGAGGCAGACGGCGCATTCGAGGCCGTCCTTGTGTCCCCGGAGCGACCTGAACCGGAAAACCGGGAGGGACTCGACGACGGCCCGGTCGATTCCGGAGTTTTTACGGAGACCCGCCCCGCCGGGAGGTCCGGAGTCGGCGGTTCCTCCGATGACGACGAAGCTGCCGCGCTTGCAGTGCTTGGCgtagaggaggagaagaaacgTGAAGGAGAACAGAGTCGTCAGAACTCCGACCATGATGGCCATGCTGGGCCGGAACGACTTGGGCTTCTCGGCGGTGTCCACATTAAGTACAGGCGGCGGCGGTGAAGCAGACGTTGTGGCAATGTCGCCGATTTTCGGGTCCGGGTCGGGGTCGGCATTGGAGAGtgtagagagaaaagagaggaggGTGATTAGAAGAACGAAGaaggcggcggcggcggtggtggtgggcttgagagagagaaagagaaggcagCCCATGTTGTTTGTGATGAAATGAACAAGTAGGAAGGAAGTAGAAGCTGTTAGCGGGTGTGAGGGTTTGTAGAGTTTGATGGCGGAAAATGAGGGGCCTTAGATTATTCTTGTCCAAACATACAAACAAAACCAGACAAACGCATTAATACCCTATCCCCAAATCTTAtaataatttcttttggtaGAACCAAAATTATCACTTGCATTATTGAAGAAGCTCTACTGTGGCCTAACACAGACAGTAACAGAACCAGAAAGGCTCATTTTAATGAAGGCGATCAACTGAACACGCGATCGATGGGACGTCAACCGGTGATCTGAGCGTTATGGTAGCAGAACACGTGACGCATGTTTGTGATTGAAGCACAACAACGAACACTGGCACAAGGATGGTCCCTATACTGGTTCACCTTTTTGGTTGAGGCTAGGGATTTTGTAGGTGCAGATTTCTTCTTGTCTGGGATGGGATTGGGTACGCCGGTACGGTTTCATCTGCAGCTCTATGTTGCCTCGTATCAGCTTCAGTTATAGGGTTACCTATGGAAGCCAAGTAGATCTAACGTGATGGCTTTCAATGACTTCTACCAACTTGACCCAAACTTCCAATTTCCCCAAGAGTCTTGGGTGGACCAAGGTCCACATACACTATGAGTTAATTTCCGGTACTGTTTCAGTTTGGGAAGAGTGTTGGGTGGACCAATATTCACATGCACTATGAGTTAATTCACGATACTGTTCATGAACAGTACTGGGAATTAACTCATGAACAGTATCGGGAATTAACTCATGGTGCATATGGACCTTAGTCCATACTAAAATTTTTGTTCAGTCTGACTGAATGAACAATACACTGGGAATTAATTCATGATGCATGTGGACCTTGGTCCATACTAGAATTTTCGTTCAGTTTGACTGAATCTTTGAATTCAGAAAATGCAAACTTGAATTTGATAACGGTTATGTAGAGATTCTACAACTTAGggtggattaaaaaaaaaaaaaaatactatgtATCCAACAATATGCCTAAACCCACAAAAAATACTATTGTTTTATATATGTTTAGTTAATTTTTTGAAAGTGTTGAAACAATAGTGATAAAAGTCAATCTAATAGTTGGGTCTACATTTGTACGTTTGTATTTATTTGTAAGCTATTAACGCCATTCATGTACGATGCTTGAATATGAAATAAACATTGATATGTAATAGTTGAATACTGTCAGACAATCTTACTTCTTATGTATATCTTGGGTAAAGATACTATAGAAATAGTATAGAGTAAAGAGTGGTACCACTAGATGTTTGTCTCGATTCGTAAATTATCAACGTCATTTATGTACAATGCCTAAATACGAAATAAACATCGACATCTAATAATTGAATACTGTCGGATAATCTTACTTTTTTTGTATATCTTGAGTAAAAGTACCATAGAAATAATATAGAGCAAGAGTGGTACCACACTACCACCAGATGTTGAGGATGTGACTCATATTACCCTTCCAAGTAATTATGTTTGTGAGGTTAGATGCCACATGAATCGTCAAGGAGACTCTTATGAGTTATGACCACTATACAATTACTAGTAACATATGACCAACAAATGCCAACTCTCATTTCTGACTTGATATAGTACCGATTGTTATCAATGGGCACACGATGTCATTTGTCCACCTCGTTAAGTTGATCCAAGTAGTCTCAGTTGAgcttttagaaagaaaaaaaaaaaactttggttGCATGATGACTACTTTTTGGTTATGAGTTTGGTCCCCACAAATGGTGTCAAATATTTTCATGGAATTTTGAAACATAGAAGTGTGTGAACTACCAATTAGATCTTGATGACATTTGCGTCCACCCCGTTTTGAACTATTAATTGGTATGATCAAGATACTTATTTTTCACCTTTacacttattattttttttttttttatcacaaagACCGACAATGCCCAAGATATTAATAAACTCTCAAAGGAATATCACTATGAATAAGGATTAGGCGGTTCTTTTATCAATTAAGGACATCATTATAGTCAAATGCTCAAAAAGATAATTGTTACGTTAGAAAGATCACCAATACAAAATGAGATTTTAGCTCGGGGATAAACTTCCGGTCATCGTGCCGATGCTCCATTTTTTTGGTCACCACGCAAAACCCTACAAACCAACAAATCTAAATTCCCCTAAAGAGTCACgataagaattttttttatctttttttttttttatcacttcATGTATAGTAGCAGCCCATTCTCAAATCTGAGCCCAATGGTAACAAAACCCATCCGATATTTGTGAGTTTGAACCAACCCAAAGAAAGAATGATCCAAAAAACATGGGTTTGCCTTTTAATTAATGTAAATAaggaaaggaagagataaatATAAGAAGAAAATCCGAACCCTCGGTGGccgagaaagaaagcaaaagagGCGTGAAGAGGGTTTCAACTT belongs to Rosa chinensis cultivar Old Blush chromosome 4, RchiOBHm-V2, whole genome shotgun sequence and includes:
- the LOC112196388 gene encoding RING-H2 finger protein ATL43 → MGCLLFLSLKPTTTAAAAFFVLLITLLSFLSTLSNADPDPDPKIGDIATTSASPPPPVLNVDTAEKPKSFRPSMAIMVGVLTTLFSFTFLLLLYAKHCKRGSFVVIGGTADSGPPGGAGLRKNSGIDRAVVESLPVFRFRSLRGHKDGLECAVCLTRFEPTEVLRLLPKCKHAFHVECVDTWLDAHSTCPLCRYRVDPEDILLIEDARILHHQNSQPQTPHQNDVVINVETDPGIRRVSGRHSSALEQRPGSSSHDNTSSFRRSLDSWTWFRKKTEPAAAAAGSQERPRKDGLLLSHDKTRLEHRIIVSSPRSSNTSGGGFHQRWSDVQPSDLLYLRSEMIISDNGLTRQGQEEPLRCGNGRGVINERSVSEITGLSRFSNRGSSNERSNQHHQNQNQNQNHQQRYQQRQLRLVSRWVAWISSQSRPAARSDRTTGASSPTTPQPAPPPPPLPTVATA